A portion of the Pseudomonas sp. PSE14 genome contains these proteins:
- a CDS encoding winged helix-turn-helix domain-containing protein: protein MPMVESLSLKQARRLALAAQGFTLRRPSGEVQRRHVRGLLERLGVLQIDSVNALVRSHYLPLFSRLGNYSPTLLEEAAWSAGRHRRLFEYWGHEASLLPLELYPLMRWRMRRASEGRGIYQQLARFGREQQSVIQRVLDAVREQGALGAGSLNTREERAGPWWDWSDEKHALEWLFAAGEVTVAGRRGFERLYDLPERVLPSAVLDQPDLEEAEAQRRLLLHSAQALGVATEKDLRDYFRLEPADSKARLAELVEGGDLLAVQVQGWQAPGYCLTDAVIPRKVRASALLSPFDSLVWERARTERLFDFRYRLEIYTPQHKRVYGYYVLPFLFDEQLVARVDLRSDRVAGKLVVHAVHEEAKGPGEEGWIALAQQLGEMANWLGLESVEVNCRRPSGVRLQTLLAEA, encoded by the coding sequence ATGCCGATGGTCGAGTCGCTGTCCCTCAAGCAAGCCCGCCGCCTGGCCCTGGCCGCCCAGGGATTCACCCTGCGCAGGCCCAGCGGGGAGGTGCAGCGCCGCCATGTACGCGGCCTGCTGGAACGCCTGGGTGTACTGCAGATCGACTCGGTGAACGCGCTGGTGCGCTCGCACTACCTGCCGCTGTTCTCGCGCCTGGGCAACTACTCGCCAACCCTGCTGGAAGAGGCGGCCTGGAGTGCCGGGCGGCATCGGCGACTGTTCGAGTACTGGGGCCACGAAGCCTCGCTCCTGCCGCTGGAGCTCTATCCGCTGATGCGCTGGCGTATGCGCCGAGCCTCTGAAGGGCGCGGCATCTATCAGCAACTGGCGCGCTTCGGCCGGGAGCAGCAATCGGTGATCCAGCGCGTGTTGGATGCCGTGCGCGAGCAGGGCGCGCTGGGTGCCGGCAGCCTGAATACCCGCGAGGAGCGTGCCGGTCCCTGGTGGGACTGGAGCGACGAGAAGCATGCGTTGGAGTGGCTGTTCGCCGCTGGCGAGGTGACGGTGGCCGGACGTCGCGGCTTCGAACGGCTCTACGACCTGCCCGAGCGGGTCCTGCCGTCCGCTGTCCTCGATCAGCCCGATCTTGAGGAAGCCGAGGCGCAGCGTCGGCTGCTGCTGCATTCGGCGCAGGCGCTGGGCGTCGCCACCGAGAAGGACCTGCGGGATTACTTCCGCCTGGAGCCGGCCGACAGCAAGGCACGCCTGGCCGAGTTGGTGGAAGGGGGCGACCTGCTGGCAGTGCAGGTGCAGGGTTGGCAGGCGCCGGGCTACTGCCTGACCGATGCGGTCATCCCGCGCAAGGTGCGCGCCAGTGCCTTGCTCTCGCCCTTCGATTCGCTGGTGTGGGAGCGCGCGCGGACCGAGCGCCTGTTCGATTTCCGTTATCGCCTGGAGATCTACACGCCGCAGCACAAGCGCGTCTACGGCTACTACGTGCTGCCGTTCCTGTTCGACGAGCAGTTGGTGGCGCGGGTCGACCTGCGTTCCGACCGCGTGGCGGGAAAACTGGTGGTACACGCCGTCCACGAGGAGGCGAAGGGGCCGGGAGAGGAGGGCTGGATCGCGCTGGCGCAGCAGCTTGGCGAGATGGCCAACTGGCTGGGGCTGGAGAGTGTGGAGGTGAACTGCCGGCGGCCGTCGGGCGTGCGCCTGCAGACGCTGCTGGCGGAGGCCTGA
- a CDS encoding M48 family metalloprotease, with protein sequence MYLHRSLLALLIGASAALSGCQNMSPDGLVQSGMMAMKAATLSDAEVKQIADESCAQLDSQAQIAPSSSAYAKRLNAIASALGNQIDGTPVNYKVYMTRDINAFAMANGCVRVYSGLMDMMNDNEVEGVLGHELGHVSLGHIKKATQAAYATAAARTAAAASTNSTVAALSQSQLGDIGQALVKAQFSQTQESAADDFSYDLLKQRGIKLDGLASAFDKLAKMDGGASSMFSDHPGSQERADHIRKRIANGK encoded by the coding sequence ATGTACCTGCACCGCTCCCTCCTCGCCCTGCTCATCGGCGCCAGCGCCGCGCTCTCCGGCTGCCAGAACATGTCCCCCGACGGCCTCGTGCAGTCGGGCATGATGGCCATGAAGGCCGCCACCCTGAGCGACGCCGAAGTCAAGCAGATCGCCGACGAGTCCTGCGCCCAACTGGACTCCCAGGCACAGATCGCCCCGTCATCCAGCGCCTATGCCAAACGCCTGAACGCCATTGCCAGCGCCCTGGGCAACCAGATCGACGGAACTCCGGTGAACTACAAGGTGTACATGACCAGGGACATCAATGCCTTCGCCATGGCCAACGGTTGCGTGCGCGTCTACAGCGGCCTGATGGACATGATGAACGACAACGAGGTCGAAGGCGTGCTGGGCCACGAACTGGGCCATGTTTCCCTCGGCCACATCAAGAAGGCCACCCAGGCGGCCTACGCCACCGCTGCGGCTCGTACGGCCGCCGCTGCCTCCACCAACAGCACGGTCGCCGCCCTGTCGCAGTCGCAACTCGGCGATATTGGCCAGGCCCTGGTCAAGGCGCAGTTCTCCCAGACCCAGGAGTCCGCCGCCGACGACTTCTCCTACGACCTGCTGAAGCAGCGCGGCATCAAGCTCGATGGCCTGGCCAGCGCCTTCGACAAGCTGGCGAAAATGGACGGCGGCGCAAGCAGCATGTTCAGCGACCACCCAGGTTCGCAGGAGCGTGCCGATCACATCCGCAAACGCATCGCCAACGGCAAGTGA
- a CDS encoding DUF3291 domain-containing protein, translated as MPSNYHLAQVNIAKARAPLDHPVMKGFVDQLDHINRLAESSPGFVWRLQTDEGDATAIRAFDDPLIIVNLSVWESVEALREYVYGGEHLAVLRQKRDWMEKLPTPSLALWWLPAGTLPDAQIARHKLELLKAQGASPEVFTFARPFPMPERIAEPA; from the coding sequence ATGCCTTCGAACTACCACCTCGCCCAGGTCAATATCGCCAAAGCCCGTGCGCCGCTGGACCACCCCGTGATGAAGGGCTTTGTCGATCAGCTGGACCACATCAACCGGCTGGCCGAGTCCAGTCCCGGGTTCGTCTGGCGTTTGCAGACCGATGAGGGTGACGCCACCGCCATTCGTGCCTTCGACGATCCGCTGATCATCGTCAACCTGTCGGTGTGGGAGTCGGTCGAGGCGTTGCGCGAATACGTCTACGGCGGCGAACACCTGGCCGTGCTGCGCCAGAAGCGCGACTGGATGGAGAAGCTGCCGACGCCGAGCCTGGCGCTATGGTGGTTGCCAGCTGGAACGCTGCCCGATGCGCAGATTGCGCGGCATAAGCTGGAGCTGCTGAAGGCGCAAGGCGCGTCGCCGGAAGTGTTCACCTTTGCCCGGCCATTCCCGATGCCCGAGCGAATTGCCGAGCCGGCCTGA
- a CDS encoding DUF1127 domain-containing protein, producing the protein MKGQLGFVSMSYHAHKAPAAPLWKRALKRLLEWQELARQRRVLASMSDEALKDIGLSRADIQEEIERPFWIDHLRR; encoded by the coding sequence ATGAAAGGTCAACTGGGTTTCGTATCGATGTCCTATCACGCCCACAAGGCGCCGGCCGCACCGCTGTGGAAACGTGCCCTGAAGCGGCTGCTGGAGTGGCAGGAGCTGGCCCGCCAGCGCCGCGTGCTGGCCAGCATGAGCGATGAGGCGCTCAAGGATATCGGTCTGAGCCGTGCCGATATCCAGGAGGAAATCGAGCGTCCGTTCTGGATCGATCACCTGAGACGTTGA